From the Chitinophaga lutea genome, the window ATCTGCAGCACCTATATATTTCTTCAGGATGTAACATTTGGTGCCGCTGCCCAGGGTGACCAGCGTCCAAAGGTTGGTTTCGCGGATGTCCGTACCGGTATTGCCGTACAGTTCGTTGTTCACCGTGGTAACGCTGCTCCCTTTCTTCAGGTTGCCGGACAGGAAATGCGTTTCATACTGCTTTGCCAGCTGAAAATCGTATAACCCGAATATATGTTCCATGGAAAGGTTCAGGTTGCCGGCAGACATATCGGCCAGCACACCGAGCCGGAACTTGGCGTTGCCGTCAGGGTTTTTCGCGTCTATCACTTCCTTGGCGCAGGCGAAAGCCGGAGCATCGTCCCGGAACCAGAGATACGCGCGCGCCTGCAGCGCTTTTACGGCGTAGTAGTTCATCCGCAGGAAGCGGAAGGCGGAATAGGTGTTCTCGGGCTGAAAGGGTGAGGTGTTGCTGCCGGGCGTAGACAGATCGGTCTGCGAATACTTCGTAAAGGGATCCACGTCCTTCATCAGGGCGGCCGCTTCGGTGAGGTCGTTCAGCAGCGCCGTTTTATACTCCTCGTATGGTATGTGCTGGTTAGGGTTCCGGGAAAGCGTCTTCACATACGGCAGCACGGTGCCCCCGGAAATATTGCCGGGCACCGGCCCGAAAAGCCGCAACAGGTCCAGGTGGCAATAAGCGCGCAGCGCCAGGCATTCGCCTTTCACCATCTCATACGAACCGGCAGAACGGAACACGTCTTTTTTTGCGTCCACTTCGGCCAGGATGGCATTGATGGCGGCGATGATTCTGTATTCCTGCGCAAACATCACGCCCAGCGAGCCCATCACACCTTCGTCTGAATAATTGAACAGGCCCATCCGCAGCTCCGTCGTGTTGGTCACTACGTCCCAGGAAGAGGTCAGCCTTTCTATAGTCCCGTAGGTCAGGTTCTGACCGTATCCGGCGCCTGCCTTCATCTGGATATACACCCCGGTGAGCGCATCCTGGAAGCCGCTTTCGGTCGTAAAAAGCACGTCTGCCGGCATCTGTGTTCTGGGTTGAACGGTCAGCCATTTTTTGCAGGAGGTGGCGCATAATACCATCCCCAGCAATCCCGCGATAATATATTTACTCGGTTTCATTGAAATATTGGTTTGCTGGTTAGAACATTGCGTTTACGGTCAGGGAAACCTGCCGGGAAAAAGGATAGATGGTGCCCCTTTCGCGTCGTACGGTAGACAGGTAAAAGAGATCGGCCATATTTGCGGAGAAAGACAACGTCTGCATTCTCAGCTTTCGGGCGAACGAACTTCTTACGTCGTACTGGAGGTTGGCGTTCTGCATGACAAGGGTTTTCTCATCCTGCACGAAACGGGAGGTGCGGTTAGTGCGGGCCGTTACCAGCAACCCTTTGAAGGCCGCATTATCTCCGGGTTTCTGCCAGCGGCTGTCGTACACACGGGCGTCTACATTATAGTTATAGTCTGCATTCTCCACTTTGTCGATCAGCGTCTGGTTATAGAGCTGGCCGCCGAAGCGGTATCCGAAAGACAGATTCATGGAGAAGTTCTTATAGCGCAACAGGGTGCTGAAGTTGCCGAAGTACGCCGGCTCGCTGATACCGCTGGCACGCAGATCGAGCGAGTTCCAGGTATAGGTGGGTTCTCCGTTCCTGTCCAGGTACAATTCCTTGCCCGTGCTCGGATCTATGCCCAGCGAAGGCACTACCCAGATGGTATTGGTGGAATATCCTTCCTTATACAGGTAACCCGGCACGGCGCCCGCCGCGTTCTCGCTGCTTTTCTGCGCGGCCTTGAGCGCATCGGAGATCTCCACAATTCTGTTCACGTTGTGCACCAGGGCGCCGCTGATACTCCAGGCGAGCCCTTTCTTCATATTGCGCACAATAAATGCGGTAGCCTTCACCTCAATTCCGCGGTTCTCCAGTTTCCCGATATTCTCGATATAGCTGGAGAAGCCGCTGGATGCAGGAAGGTTTACAGAGGATATAAGGCCATTGGTAGTTTCCAGGTAATAATCCGCAACAAGCGTCAGGCGGCGGTTGAAGAGGTCCGCTTCGAGCCCGAGGTCGTAGTTCATTTTCTGCTGCCATTTCAGGGACTCGTTGCCAAGACCCAGCATGTAGGCGCCAGTCCAGTTGTAATAACGGTCGTCCGTATAATACCGGTAGGTAGACAGGGCCTGGTAGGCGTTGAAATTCTGCGAACCGGTGACCCCAAGGGAACCGCGCAGTTTCAGGCGGTTGACGAACGCCAGGTTTTTGAACATATTTTCTTTATGCAGGTTCCAGCCGAGGCCTGCAGACCAGAAGGGGGCGAAGCGGTTCAGCCTTCCGAACTGCGAGGCGCCGTCTGAGCGGAGGGAGAGGTCCATGAAATAACGTTCGTCGTAGGTATAGTTTACGCTGCCCGTAACGCCAACGGAGCGGGTGAGGCTCTCCGCCCCGCCCGGCTTGCCGCCCTGTGCGTATTGCAGCGCCATGGAAATGAAATCGAAATTGGGATTGGTAAACCCTTCGGCGAGGAAGCTGTACCCGGAAGTCCGGCTTTCGCGGATATTGTAGTCAAGCCCCGCAAACAGCGCGTGGTCGCCAATCTGCCGGGTGTAGCTGAGGTTCGCGCTGGCGTCGTAGCGGAACCCCTTGTTTACGCCATACTGATAGGAGCCCCGGCGGAGAATATTCTCCGTAGAGGCAAACGCGGTATGATCCGCCGGCCGGAAATAGTCCGAATCCGAATTCATCTTGGTAAGGCCCAGCCTTGCCCTGAAGAGGAGATCGGGCAGTACGCGCCATTCAACGGAAAGGTTATTGGTAATGTCTGTCGTTTTGTATTTCTGAAAGGTATTCAGCGTAGCATTATATAGCGGGTTGACGGGCAGCTGGCCCCAGCGGTTCTGGTAGATGTTGGCGCCGGGATTGCCCAGTTGCCGCTTTACACGGCCGCTTGCATCGTACGGCGACCAGTAGGGGTTCATCTTCACATAGTCGGAAAATGAGCCGTAGGGCGATTCCGCACTTTCTCCCAGCCCGATCAGCAGGCTGTTGGTAAAACGGATATTGCGGTAATAATAACTCAGGTTGATGGTACCGTTGAAAGTACGGCGGGAAGAACCTTTCATGACGCCCTGTATATCGTTTACCTGTGCAGAGATCGAATACCGGAAAGCATTGTCGCCCCCTTCCATGCGGAGGTTATGGCGCTGGCCCACGCCGGTACGCACCGGTTTGGAAAGCCAGTCTGTTTCAATGCCCCGGTTCACGTCGCTCAACAGGTAGTTGTAGTACTGTTTGAGCACCACGTCATTTTCCGCCCGGGCATTGTTGTACAGGCCCACCTTATACTCCAGGTCCAGTTTTTCGCGGGCGTTCAGCACATCATAGGCCGTAAGGTCCGGCATTTCAACATTCACGTCACCCCGGTAAGAGAGGCGCAGCTTTCCCGCCTGCGGCGCCCGTGTTTTGATCACGATCACGCCGTTGGCGCCACGGGATCCATAGATGGCGGTGGCGGATGCGTCTTTCAGCATGGTGATGGACTCCACTTCGTTCTGGTTGATGTCCAGCAGCTTTTGCAGCGTCGACTCAAAACCATCCAGCACGATCAACGGCGTGTTCATGCCTACGCGGGTTTCATCCTGCAATTCGTTCACGTTGGGCAGGCTGGAATTGCCGCGGATCTGTATTTCCGGCATCCGGTTGGGATTGGAGCCGAATGTGTTGCTCTCTACGATATTAAAGGAGGGATCGATGTTACGGAGCGACGTGATCAGGTTACGGTTGCCGAATGCGGCCAGCTGCTCGGCGGTAACGGTGGTCACGGCGCCGGTAAAGCTTTCTTTTTTACGGTTGAAGATACCTGTTGTCACCACCACTTCGTTGATCTGCTGTAGCGATCTGCTCAACATCACGTTCAGTGTGCCCGGCCCCGTTACCCTTAATTCCCGGTATACATACCCCTGGCAACTGACCTGTAACACAACGGGGAAAGTCCTCACATCCAGCCTGAACATCCCATCAGGTGATGATACCGTTCCGGCGGTGGTGCCCTTCACCCGTACCGTCGCAAGTGGAATTCCCTTCCCCGATTCATCGCGTATGGTGCCGGATATTTCCTGCAAAATGCTTTCACCGGGCGTAATGGAAGAGATCTTTTCACTGATCACCACCATTCTGTTTACAATGCGGTAAGTCAGCGGCTGCTGGCGCAGTACGATATCCATCACTTCGGGCAGGGAAACGTTCGTGACCTGTACGTCCTGCAGGGTGGATTTTCGCAACATGCGCTCGTCCCACATAAACGACAAGCCTGTTTGCGCCTCCAGTTTTCCGAATATTTCTTTCAGGGGCGCGCGTTTCAGGTTAAGCGTGATCTTTTGTTGTGCAGAAGCGGCGTTGGTTTGAAGGCATATCAGCAGGAGAAGAGTAATGGCGGCTCTCGTACACCGCAACGATCTCGATAACAATCCGGCAGTGACATAAGAATGCCGGACCAAAAACGCAATTAATTGCATACATTTGGCTGGTTTTGGTTGATAAATAAAACAGAACCTCTATTTGATTTTATTAACCCGACCTTAATAACCGCTCCGTGAGTCAGACGGGGCGGTTTTTTTAGGCAGGGCCAATTTTTTTATGGTTGCACGACCAATTTGCCGTTTTCCAGTTTACAATTCACACCGTAAATTTTCAAGGCTTCAATCATATCCGCGAGGCTGACGCTTCTCCCGACGGTACCGCCAAAGGAACGATCGGGCAGTTGTCCCCTCAGCTCCACTTCTATATCATACCATCTTGATATCTGCCGGAACAAAGCCGGCAGGTCCGTACTGCGCATGATGAACATGCCGTTCTTCCATGCAATGGCGTCTTCCGCATCAATGTCGCGTTCCACTGTCAGGTCGCCATTGTCATTGACGCTGGCCTGTTCGCCCGGCTGCAATACCTGTTGCCTGTTCACCCTGATGCTGCCGCTCAGCAATGTGGTTTTTATCAATGGCTCGTCCGGATAGGCGTTGATGTTGAAGGTTGTGCCCAGTACTTCCACGATGCCCTTTTTACCGAAGTTGACCAGGAAAGGCTTCGACGCATCGGCCGTCACTTCAAAATAAGCTTCACCGGTGATCTGCACCGCGCGGGTATCGCCGGTAAAAGCTATCGGGTATCGCAGC encodes:
- a CDS encoding RagB/SusD family nutrient uptake outer membrane protein, encoding MKPSKYIIAGLLGMVLCATSCKKWLTVQPRTQMPADVLFTTESGFQDALTGVYIQMKAGAGYGQNLTYGTIERLTSSWDVVTNTTELRMGLFNYSDEGVMGSLGVMFAQEYRIIAAINAILAEVDAKKDVFRSAGSYEMVKGECLALRAYCHLDLLRLFGPVPGNISGGTVLPYVKTLSRNPNQHIPYEEYKTALLNDLTEAAALMKDVDPFTKYSQTDLSTPGSNTSPFQPENTYSAFRFLRMNYYAVKALQARAYLWFRDDAPAFACAKEVIDAKNPDGNAKFRLGVLADMSAGNLNLSMEHIFGLYDFQLAKQYETHFLSGNLKKGSSVTTVNNELYGNTGTDIRETNLWTLVTLGSGTKCYILKKYIGAADNTQIAPFQIPMLRVSEMYLIAAETAPAGDRQQYWSAFRTARNITVTTLPADPVQLQRELVKEYRKEFFAEGQSFFAYKRINAPKANFLWAPAAATINYVVPLPLNEFVQ
- a CDS encoding SusC/RagA family TonB-linked outer membrane protein, with translation MRCTRAAITLLLLICLQTNAASAQQKITLNLKRAPLKEIFGKLEAQTGLSFMWDERMLRKSTLQDVQVTNVSLPEVMDIVLRQQPLTYRIVNRMVVISEKISSITPGESILQEISGTIRDESGKGIPLATVRVKGTTAGTVSSPDGMFRLDVRTFPVVLQVSCQGYVYRELRVTGPGTLNVMLSRSLQQINEVVVTTGIFNRKKESFTGAVTTVTAEQLAAFGNRNLITSLRNIDPSFNIVESNTFGSNPNRMPEIQIRGNSSLPNVNELQDETRVGMNTPLIVLDGFESTLQKLLDINQNEVESITMLKDASATAIYGSRGANGVIVIKTRAPQAGKLRLSYRGDVNVEMPDLTAYDVLNAREKLDLEYKVGLYNNARAENDVVLKQYYNYLLSDVNRGIETDWLSKPVRTGVGQRHNLRMEGGDNAFRYSISAQVNDIQGVMKGSSRRTFNGTINLSYYYRNIRFTNSLLIGLGESAESPYGSFSDYVKMNPYWSPYDASGRVKRQLGNPGANIYQNRWGQLPVNPLYNATLNTFQKYKTTDITNNLSVEWRVLPDLLFRARLGLTKMNSDSDYFRPADHTAFASTENILRRGSYQYGVNKGFRYDASANLSYTRQIGDHALFAGLDYNIRESRTSGYSFLAEGFTNPNFDFISMALQYAQGGKPGGAESLTRSVGVTGSVNYTYDERYFMDLSLRSDGASQFGRLNRFAPFWSAGLGWNLHKENMFKNLAFVNRLKLRGSLGVTGSQNFNAYQALSTYRYYTDDRYYNWTGAYMLGLGNESLKWQQKMNYDLGLEADLFNRRLTLVADYYLETTNGLISSVNLPASSGFSSYIENIGKLENRGIEVKATAFIVRNMKKGLAWSISGALVHNVNRIVEISDALKAAQKSSENAAGAVPGYLYKEGYSTNTIWVVPSLGIDPSTGKELYLDRNGEPTYTWNSLDLRASGISEPAYFGNFSTLLRYKNFSMNLSFGYRFGGQLYNQTLIDKVENADYNYNVDARVYDSRWQKPGDNAAFKGLLVTARTNRTSRFVQDEKTLVMQNANLQYDVRSSFARKLRMQTLSFSANMADLFYLSTVRRERGTIYPFSRQVSLTVNAMF